A window of Phragmites australis chromosome 15, lpPhrAust1.1, whole genome shotgun sequence genomic DNA:
TTCATGTTTCCATATTACTAAACTATTTGTTGTTTGGCAGTTTCATATTAACTGGTTGCTACGATGGTCTTGCAAGGTATGCCTCACTCAGATTTCTATTCTTCTGTTTTACTCTGGTAGAAAAGGCACACACATGAAAGTGCCAAAATTGTTGCAAGAAAATCATGTGGAATTGTTGTATGTCTTACCATTTCATTTCTTGCTTAGAATATGGAAAGACGGAGCAGTATGTACACAAGTTTTGGAGGGGCACAGCGGTGCAATTACTTCTACTAGATTCATCAATAAAGGTTAGCATTTACAAAATAATCACATTTGTTTATTATTGTTATGATCTCATCCCTTCCACAAATATTCTGCTTCATTGtcacattttcatattttttatgctACTGacataaataatattattcCAGGAGTTGAAACCAAGGGCAGTCTGCATGTAGTGACTGGCTCGAAGGATAGGTCATTGCGCCTATTCAAGGtaaatatacttttttttttttgcttttctttcaGGATCTTATTTATTGTCATAATAGTTTTCTTACATCCTACATTATGCTTTGCACTCCTGAAGTGTGAAACGTCGGTCAATATGGACTACCAAAAGCGGGTTGGGGCTTACAAAATTCTTCGCGGGCACACATCATCTGTTCAAAGTATTTCTATAGACCCTTCCAGAAATATGGTAATGATCACTTGATCTGGTCTTCTGCATCAATGCTGTCGCTGTATTTACTTATTTTATAAGTTCCATCTGACCTCTTTGTTGAGTACCTAGCTATGTTCTGGTTCCTGGGATAGCACCATCAAGCTGTGGGCGGTCGAAGGGTCAGAAGAAGATGGTGACACTGTCTCATTGAAGAAGAGAAGGATGAATTCTGACTCATCTGGACCTGAAGAGTCTCAGTTAGAGGTACTTGTTACAATCTAATCGGGATTCCTGGGTCTTGTATGCATAATGCCAAGGCTGTAGAGTATATTTGTCTGTTGATTGATTTAGGAAGTCACGTACTTTCATCACTTTATTTGGTATTCTGGTGTTTCCCCCTTGGTGCGTTGGCCTATGGTTATAGAGGGTATGAATACTCAGCTGCAAAATGGTTTGGTTTCAGTTTATGGCTACTCCTGGCTTTCCATAGTGCTGTTTCTGGACTAGATCAAATAATTCAAGTTATTGAGTTGAAAATGGGCAGGCTCATGCTTTTCAAATCCTTGTCCTatgatagatttaacatgtatTAATTACCATGATTTTGAGGGAGATGAAAGGTTGACACTTTCTGTTAGCacgttttttttctctttggtcaCGAACTCATGATAATTCCCACCTCTCACAATTTGGAATCCTGCTGTACTCCAGGGTTCAGCCACTTCAACACTTCTGGGACATACACAGTGTGTTACTGCTGTTGCCTGGCCTGAGCAGCAAACAATATATTCAGCTTCTTGGGATCATTCTGTTCGGCAGTGGGATGCCGAAACAGTGAAAGAAACATGGAATATGGTAAGAAAAATGTATCTTTATATTGCAAACTATGTAGCTTTGTAGTAACAACTTTTCTATGCTATTTGATTGGCAACTCCAAATTTAAGTGCTGATTTTCTCTGCAGTCTGTCTATTGCAGCGAATAAGAAAGTCACTAGttaattttttactattaaATGTGGAAGATTCATAAAGCTAGTCGGACTATCCTGTTCTGTTCCATAACTGATTTTTTTCTGACTTCACTAAGTTCACTTTTATGTCCGAACCTTTTCCATAGGTTTGTGGGAAGGCCTTGAATTGCTTGGATTGTGGTGGCGAGGGCTCTTCACTGATTGCTGCTGGTGGCTCTGACCCTGTCTTGAGGGTATGGGACCCTCGCAAACCTGGTAAATATATTATAAGTATGCTTTTAATTATCTTTCTTGGACCACATCCAAACTAGCTGATATATTTTCCCTCAAACAGGAACTCTAGCTCCTATTTTTCAGTTCTCCTCTCACTCAAGCTGGATCACTGCTTGTAAATGGCATCCAAGTTCCTGGTTTCATTTGATATCGTCTTCGTTTGATGGGAAAGTGATGTTGTGGGACCTAAGAACAGCAGTATGATTCTAATATTCTCGTTCTCTTCCTCACTTGCTCACCAGATTGTTGCTTAAAACAATTCTTTAATGATTTTACTCTTGTCTGCAGTGGCCGCTTGCTTCTGTGGACTCGCACAAAGATAAGGTATTCTCTTTGTGGTGTTTCTTTTTCCATATTTCAGGTGAAAGAAAATGAGGCATTGAGCTAACCTTGGTGGTTGCAGGTTTTGTGTGCCGACTGGTGGAAAGGGGACAGCGTGATCAGTGGTGGAGCTGATTCCAAGCTATGTATCTCATCTGGGATCGAAATTGTGTGAGAAGATTTTCCACATGTTTCTTGTGTCCATGCTATTGAGGTTTGAACTTTTCTCATTCGTCATTATCTTAAATAGCCCAATTTATTTTTCCTCACTTCAAATAGTTAGATATCTGCTTTGCCCTTGCCGAACTCTTTAGGTGCTTCATAGCCACTAGCTAACTGCTGTTCAATTGCACAGATAATATTGGTTGACAAGTCATCCCTAAAAGCCAAACAATGTCAATTGTGGTTGAGAACATATGCACCAATTGTTCGTCAGACCAAGGTACCACATGGAGCTTGCCATTTGTGTATGCACTTATGCATGAGCCTGCATAAGTAAGATCCATAGTAATGGATTGCCACACTTTGCTCATCAACCTTTTGCTTGTTATGTCGTTTGGTGAAATTGACACTAAAATCGATATATTATTGCAAGATCATGAATTATAGTTCTGAGTTGATTGTTGGGCTGGCCGCTTTGCTTCATCCTGGTGTTACTTAACAGTGTCAATGTCAAGTGGTGAACTTTAATTGGTAGACTATGCTAATTACATTTTTAGAATCATAATCTATGTGTTCAGGTGAAAGGAAATCCTAGAGCCACACAACCTAGCATATGAATTGTGATGACCGTTATCTGTGTAGTAGAGTACTTGCATAGCACAGCTGGTTTCGTTGAAAGAAACTTACCACCTGTAGTTAGCCTAACTGGGTCGAAAGATCAGAATGTGGGCTATGTGGTATTGATGTCGTGATAGTGAATTTCATTGTGCTCGATACCTCACCAGGTTGATACATGAAACCAAAGAGGACAAGAAAGAAAGCGTTGGCAATCTCACTCCCAGGATTGAGACATGACTGCTTCGCAGTAGCTTTGTATAGCTCAAATCAGCTGGATTCTGAACTCGCTGTCGTGGCAATGCTTGTACTAGTAATTCATCTGCTGAGTTTGTGCTCCCTTGGGCATGCCGTTTCCTCTTAACTGGTGGCCTAACCACCGTGTGTGCTCGCACCTGTCCTGTGCACGAACATGAGCGCACCACCGCTCACCAGACTGCTGACTCTTTTCTCAACCAAATCGTCCGGCGAGCGTAGACTCCGGGGAGGACAGGGGCACACCAGCACCAAGCACCAACTTGGTAGCAGTCGAGCAGATGACCAACCGAAGTCCTAGGGCGCCGGATTGTCGCAACACGATGACACGCACAACGCCTTTGCGCCTACAGGCTATAAGTACCGCGTCGCTCTTCGCCTCTTCCATGCCCCGTTCTCTCATACAAAGCAAGCTCAAACTCGCGAATCGTACGAGCGGATCCAGCATGGCCTCGAGAACCGCCGTGCCCTCCCTCGTGCTCCTCGCGCTGCTGTTCTCGTGCATCGTCATGAGCAGCGCGGCGAGGAGGCTGGAGGAAGCGTcgcccaaggaggaggaggagttccCGCCGCACCTGACCGTGCCGGAGCTGCCAGTGCCAGAGCACGAGCTGCCCCCGCTGCCCAAGGTCGAGCTGCCTCCGCTCCCGGAAGCGCACCTGCCGCCATTCCCGGAGGTCGACCTGCCGCCGAAGCCCGAGCTGCCAAAGGTGGAGCTGCCGCCGAAGCCCGAGATCCCCGCCATTCCAGAGTTCCACTTCCCGGAGCCAGAGGCGGCTAAGCCATGATGCACGATCAGGCCTGCGTCCTATATGCCGTGCTAGCTACTCCGTTGGTCGTGTATACGTATCTGTCTGTGTTGTTGTCGTGTGTCCGGCTGTCCGTCCGGTCGTAGCGTTGCTCGTgctctttccttttgtttttcagCGATTGTGCCAAGTATGTACGTATGCACGAGGCTGTCCTGTTCTGTGACTCGTGAGCGATGGCCTGATGATGCTAGCCACCTGCCCGCACGGATCGACGCTTTTGTATAAGGGTCCTTGTATCGTGGAGGTTTATC
This region includes:
- the LOC133892679 gene encoding ribosome biogenesis protein WDR12 homolog, translated to MDAGGASDASRQVRVRFVTKLPPPLRAPPAAIAVPADLSRMGLSEIVNSLLLAAEPDHQAQPFDFLVDGELVRLPLRQFLIAKGISAERVLELEYVKAVAPRKQEEPCPHDDWVSAVDGSNPSFILTGCYDGLARIWKDGAVCTQVLEGHSGAITSTRFINKGVETKGSLHVVTGSKDRSLRLFKCETSVNMDYQKRVGAYKILRGHTSSVQSISIDPSRNMLCSGSWDSTIKLWAVEGSEEDGDTVSLKKRRMNSDSSGPEESQLEGSATSTLLGHTQCVTAVAWPEQQTIYSASWDHSVRQWDAETVKETWNMVCGKALNCLDCGGEGSSLIAAGGSDPVLRVWDPRKPGTLAPIFQFSSHSSWITACKWHPSSWFHLISSSFDGKVMLWDLRTAWPLASVDSHKDKVLCADWWKGDSVISGGADSKLCISSGIEIV
- the LOC133892682 gene encoding protein PELPK1-like; protein product: MPRSLIQSKLKLANRTSGSSMASRTAVPSLVLLALLFSCIVMSSAARRLEEASPKEEEEFPPHLTVPELPVPEHELPPLPKVELPPLPEAHLPPFPEVDLPPKPELPKVELPPKPEIPAIPEFHFPEPEAAKP